AATTGGAAAAACAGGTGTTAAATCATAGAACAAGTATACAAGAATTTGaaattgtattttaaattttgaaccAACTGAAGTTCACACCAATCCTAAAGAAGTAGAAAACTTGCTGATCAACACTCCTGGTGATAAGAGATTATGTCGTTTATACTTTATCGAGAATCGCAGAGGTTATAGAGATAGCATTAATCAGTGTTTTTTGAGTTACTCTTTTTGGTTACTTGATGAGTACGTATGTAGTAGTGGCAAGGTGGTGTTAGGGTGTTTAGCATAGATAATAAAAGCATTTCTTATAGCTAGTGTGTAACTTATAGAAAGCCAAAGagcaataaaaataattgagtATAGAATTTTAAGAATTGGATAGAAACCCAAAAGTGGAGACAATTAcatagttttgtttttattttccgATTAACTAGTTTATTAGTTTCCTAAAGACAAAcacaaaaacctttaaaaaacttaaaactgTTAACCCAAGACTCCCAAAacataatttgaaaaatttcaCTATACTTTATTTAACCCTTTTTTAAAGTATAATTACTTAGGATTTTGAGATGGATCTTTTGTTAAATtaagctggacttattgtgaatgccagcatattaacgggaaCAGCTTAACTTGAAGCTATTTTCAATTAGGGAAGGAACAGCTTAATATAGACTCTAATATTAGAGGTATTATATCCATATAAAATTGACTTAAATAACACTCTAGAGTGACAACCTCCTCAAAAATTCTAATCACCTAATTGGCATGGCCACCCAACTCAAACATATCTTACCAATTTACTCGTGTATAAATACAATTGGTAACATGTCACTTAGCATTACTCCAAACTTTTACAAAACAGTTTGAATTAgagatttaaaatgaaaatgtgtGCATTTCGTCCTCTTTCATCTCCAGcattttttgtaattattgttctttttcttgCCAACATTTGGTTGTGCCATGGAATTACAAGGCACTATAGGTTTGATGTAAGTATTATATGACTTTTCGTATTAACTGttcatttgaatttattataattatattatttaaacggtttttttagaaaatcatTAATTAAAGAGGATAATATATACTGTATTCATTAGTCAtgactttttaaatatttttatttatgtttttatcctttaattattgttgtttgttttttgGGTTGTGTGTGATGATGTTGTAGATAAAGTTGCAAAATGTGACACATTTGTGCAAGACAAAGAGCATGGTTACTGTAAATGGCAAGTTCCCTGGCCCAAGAATCATTGCAAGGGAGGGTGACCGAGTCATCATAAAAGTTgtaaaccatgtaaaaaacaatGTTTCCATCCATTGGTATGATTTAACATTTAAGGCTACCTAAATTGTACATTCTTGTATATAAATATTGTCTTTATAGCCTCTGTTATATTCGGACATATAGTATTCGTTTCGCAAGGTTTTAACCATAAAAATTTGACATTATAGGCATGGTATTCGACAACTAGGAAGCCAATGGGCAGACGGTCCAGCTTACATAACACAATGTCCAATACAAATTAACCAAAGTTATACATATAATTTTAAGATCAAAGGTCAACGTGGAACTCTTTTCTGGCATGCTCACATCTCTTGGTTAAGGGCATCTCTTCATGGACCAATTGTGATTCTTCCAAGGAGAAATGAATCCTACCCATTCCCTAAACCTCACAAGCAATCCACTATAATATTTGGTAATATATTGACTAATTTAACCAAACTTTACTCCTTCAAAATCAATTgatataaaaatacaattatCCAAATTAATGTAGGTGAGTGGTGGAACAATGATACTGAAGCAGTTATCAATCAAGCTCTTCAAAGTGGTGGTGGCCCTAACGTATCGGATGCATATACATTTAACGGATTTCCAGGACCCTTGTATAATTCATGCACCGGAACTAAAGGTAATGAACATAGAAATTATGGGCATGTTTCACTATGGTTGGTAGCTGAAGTTATTGGCTGAAATGTCAGTTATTTATACTTGATGTTTAATCCAACTATTATGGAGATATTTTAGtcaaaattatttgtaatttattgGTTGTTTATTTGAGAATAAATATGCCAAAAAgataaaagttaataaaaagcTATTatgagtaattttttattttggcttaaaagaaAACTTTTTAACTAACTAGTTATAGTTATTtaccaaaaatattttttagttgtttgacCAAACAAAATAGCAAAAGCCAATTTAACAAAGAaagttgataaaattaaaagtataattgccaaacaccctctTATATAGTTGCCACATTTGATCCTCGTTAATTGAATTACACTACAATAATACCGggacaaaatatataataattgtttaggcactgttggttttatttttttttcaaaatttatgtgctaaaataaggaaataattaaagcaaaaataaTTTTAGGGCATGTATGATCAAGCATCTTGGATATGTCAAAATCGCACCTTATTATATATCAATGTGACTATTATTTGTAAACATAGTCTTATTAAAGTAATCCCTTTTATATCTtgtttaatctcatttaaaattgCCTTTTAATTAATAGGATTGGCAGACACATACAAACTTAAAGTGAAGCCGGGAAAAACATATCTTTTACGATTGATCAATGCTGCACTGAATGACGAATTATTTTTCAGCATCGCTAACCACACCATGAAAGTGGTTGAAGCAGATGCACTCTATGTAAAGCCATTTGATACAAACATTCTAGTAATTGCACCTGGACAAACCACGAACGTACTCCTTAAAACCAAGCCAAATCCCACCCACACCACATACCTAATGGCTGTAAGGCCTTACGCCACTGGTAATGGAACCTTTGACAACACCACCGCGGCAGCTATTCTAGAGTACCAAACACCATCAATATCTTCCTCCTCCTCCTCGGCCACTCGTAACATAATTAATGTAACCTTGAAAGATCTTCCGCCCCTCCCTGTCATCAATGACACTTCATTTGTAATGAATTTTACTCAAAAATTCCGAAGTTTAAACAATGCCAGATTCCCAATTGATGTCCCAAAAAGCGTGGATAAACACTTTTTTTTCACCGTTGGACTTGGAACTACCCCATGCCCTAAAAACCAAACTTGTCAAGGACCTACTAACCGTACCAAATTTGCTGCCACAGTGAACAATATTTCTATGGCCCTTCCTTCAATTGCCCTATTACAATCATACTTTTTTGGtcaaaataataatgtttaCACTACCAATTTCCCACAAATTCCtcttaaacaatttaattatacGGGCACACCACCTAATAACACTAATGTAATGAATGGTACAAAAGTGTTGGTTATCCCATACAATTCAAATGTGGAGCTTGTATTACAAGATACTAGCATCATTACTGCTGAAAGTCACCCTCTTCATCTACatggctatgatttttatgtaGTTGGACAAGGTTTTGGTAATTTTAACGCTAGTAAAGACCCTTCTAACTATAATCTTGTTGATCCTGTTGCTCGGAACACTGTCGGCGTCCCTTCTGGAGGTTGGGTCGCCATTCGGTTCAAGGCAGATAATCCAGGTTAGTCTATCGATCACTtatatgattattttgatcaatacTTCCTCAGTTccttttagttatttttatttttatttgtcaatttgaGTCGTTCTATTTATTGTTTCTCTACAAATATTTTCTATTCGTATCAGAAATTTAGGACATAATTAATCCGGTCcaatctcattttaatattttattaatgcatATGGTCCCTACATATTATACACTAACGTCATTTTCATATTACTTGTAATTTCTACATGTTTAATTTCCATTgactttttataaatattttttaatagttttaatctctatattttttaatagttgtggtcTCCATATTTGTCtctttttcttcattaaattgtaatactttataaataatatatctactatttaaaaaattctattttttataattttgttgaacatttatcatgaaaatattaaggAGCATGATAAGGATTAGACAGTCAACATTACACGAGGAGCCTAATAATTAAGGATGCATGCAACTATGTAGGATATAATTTATGTTGAAACCTATTATAATCTATCCAGTGTTGCTTTTAATTAAGCTTTGACTTGCTAAAGACCACTATTATAAAATCAGATAAGGACCTCTTATCAAATCAGATTAGATTGTATACCAATAAAGGTTGTAATTTTGTAACTATCTAGAATATAATTAATACAAGTGCCACAATTAGGAATAATAAAAACGTTCTTTTAGCAAAAATATACCATTAACTAATGACCAAGTAATTAGTCTCACCACCACGCATGCAACTTtagaatttttagttttttatacatcacgataatataattaaaagtcaAATCACAAATTctgaaataaatatattttacaatgaaataaatatattgtacaagttttcttataataattaataaatttagtattaatggtagaatattgtttatttttattatattttataaaccTTATATTTAGGATAattattgcaataattcatattatttaatactattcCAAATAATAGGAGGTATTTGGCAAATTAGtttattgagcaattttagcttattttgatgtaAATAGAAGGTTGTGTGGTCAAACCAGCTAATGCTAGTGTTTGATGAACTAACTAATTGAAACAAgttattgatatgaataagctgtttttCAACAAGCTACTCATAACAGCGGGTTTAAAATCAGTTCATCAAACCAGATAATAAAATCAGCTGATCAAAGCAGCCACTATAATTCAGCTATCAGCTACTAACTATTAGCCATTTGCCAAACACACTTATACCCTTGTTCAAAACAAATAACGCAAATTTTGGCGTTGATAATAATGCCTATATAATACTTGGATTAATCTCTTTTTAGAttcttataatattataataatattgtttgTAAACAGGAGTATGGTTCATGCATTGCCATTTTGAGGTGCATTTGAGTTGGGGATTAAGAATGGCGTGGCTTGTTCTTGATGGCAAACAACCAAATCAGAGGGTGCCACCTCCACCAAAGGACCTTCCCAAATGTTAATCAATGagatcattttctttttaatcttttttgtttggttttaaTTTATGTTCTTTTGTTGTATGGTTCTACTTGAGAGAACTAAGAGTTGAAGCCAGGAGTGAAAACTGAGGCATTAAAttgtagtttaatttttttcctcTCATTATTTTCGTTTTTGAACCAATTCCCAATAATTTTCCTCAATAAAAAATCACAATGTGAAACTTAGAGTTGTGTTGTATATCTTGCTTTAATTAACCAAAGTAGTGCAATATTGGATGGATATTGTTTTCcgattaataatatactaatactaccttattactaataatacactaatatgtctaataatatactaatataactaataatatactaatactatagtaatactaatactacactaaatACGATtagtaatatactaatataacTGATAATATACTAATAGTGCACTAATATGAGtaaaaatatactaatacgactaattattatatactaatacaactaataatacactaatacgagtaataatatacattTACAACTAACAATATACTAATATTGTACGACGACTAATTatacattaatacgactaataatgcacCAATACATCaagactaataatatactaatatactagcataacaaataatatagaagtactaataaaatacaactaataatatactcacataactaataatatactaatgcactaatacgagtaataatatatcaacacagctaattattatatactaatacaactaattaaTAGTACACTAATAcaagtagtaataataataataataataataataataataataataataataataataataatatataatataatataataatacactaagtgGTAGGTGTGTTATAAGTAGTAGGAACATTATGTTATAAGTTATAAGTATCACTAAGTAATAAATAGTCTAGTAGTTAGAGTGTTGGTGTAAAATTTTGGAGGTCTTGAGTTCAAAATTTGGTGGATGCATTTGTATGGAAAGTatgttattgatgatgacttgGACAGGCGGATGAGGTGGTGAAGCAGGGTGGGCTGACGTGGCAATaattttaccttttttattttttcaactaacCAGTCATTCGGAAAATGACAGGTAAATTGAtcggaaatttttttaaaacctttTCATGTGTATTTTGGAATGATTTCAAGAACAATGCGTATCGACTAACTTTCGACTAGCTTTTAGTCAGGAATTTCCTACTATTTTCTGACTAACTTCATAGTCGGAATTTTCGAGTTACTTTATGACTGACGATGGTCAGTTAGAAATTTTGACTGTTATTCTACTAAAATGAAATATCGATAATATTATACCGACTACCCAGAATAGTCGGAAATTAGTCAATATAAGCCTATACCGATTGATTTTCGACGTTTTAGGTAGTCGGTATTAATGCGATTTTTTTTGTAATGTAGACCCACTTATTTTCAGCCTGCTTTGAACCAGTGTAGGTAAATTTAGATCACGCTTAATAAGTGTAgctaaatttttgttttatcaaGTTTATAGGCGTGGTGGATATAAGACTAAGAGGATGCAGCATTTTTTTGTAGTGCACATACTTGACGATTCATGTCAAGAGGGGCTATGTTAGTGATCATGTCGTGTCGTCTTTGCCACCCTCAAATATTGACCCGTTACAGGACACATGCAAGCAGGTTGTGCCCGTGTTAAATCATGATCCGAGTTACaacacaaatttttttattttattttattaataaattggttaTAAGATGAGAGTTGAACTGGTCGTGTCGACAAAATGAACCGGCTGAGTCATGAGTCGTGTCGTTATAATATCACGAAATgatgataaatttattatttaaagtaGTAGAAACAAATTTTGTTTCAAATCTTTATACAagcttttataaaataaatattttacatgaattttatgaattaaacattcaaatttTAACTCATTTTTGTAACTGGTTTGCTAATGTATCAATTTATTCATCtataaaaaatttgattgtATATTTGTAACATTTCGAATTAAACCGACATGAATAGatacaaattattataagaTTCAAATTGTATCATGGATTACTATAGGGTCTATCTTAAACTATCTGTCCCAAAACGAATTGTTCCACCTTTTCGGGTAACATTCTATTGATAGAGACATAATTAACGTATGTATATCGTACTAGCAAAGAAGAATAACTCAAGACATCCAGTGTGTTACAAGGTCCTTCTCATTACCATGTCCCCAACTTTTAAGCACTCAGCTAGTCTTCAAtaacacaacatcatcgcagacataaaaaataaagtacACGTCAAAGATAGAAGTATAAGCAATAATTTATATATCAACTACAATTCATCCTAAGATGCCAATGCTCTAGGTTAA
The sequence above is drawn from the Amaranthus tricolor cultivar Red isolate AtriRed21 chromosome 5, ASM2621246v1, whole genome shotgun sequence genome and encodes:
- the LOC130814100 gene encoding laccase-2-like encodes the protein MKMCAFRPLSSPAFFVIIVLFLANIWLCHGITRHYRFDIKLQNVTHLCKTKSMVTVNGKFPGPRIIAREGDRVIIKVVNHVKNNVSIHWHGIRQLGSQWADGPAYITQCPIQINQSYTYNFKIKGQRGTLFWHAHISWLRASLHGPIVILPRRNESYPFPKPHKQSTIIFGEWWNNDTEAVINQALQSGGGPNVSDAYTFNGFPGPLYNSCTGTKGLADTYKLKVKPGKTYLLRLINAALNDELFFSIANHTMKVVEADALYVKPFDTNILVIAPGQTTNVLLKTKPNPTHTTYLMAVRPYATGNGTFDNTTAAAILEYQTPSISSSSSSATRNIINVTLKDLPPLPVINDTSFVMNFTQKFRSLNNARFPIDVPKSVDKHFFFTVGLGTTPCPKNQTCQGPTNRTKFAATVNNISMALPSIALLQSYFFGQNNNVYTTNFPQIPLKQFNYTGTPPNNTNVMNGTKVLVIPYNSNVELVLQDTSIITAESHPLHLHGYDFYVVGQGFGNFNASKDPSNYNLVDPVARNTVGVPSGGWVAIRFKADNPGVWFMHCHFEVHLSWGLRMAWLVLDGKQPNQRVPPPPKDLPKC